From a region of the Hymenobacter jejuensis genome:
- a CDS encoding thymidylate synthase, with translation MQQYLDLVRHILDHGTQKTDRTGTGTLSVFGYQMRFDLQQGFPLVTTKKVHLRSIIHELLWFLRGDTNTQYLKENGVSIWDEWADASGELGPVYGKQWRNWPRPDGSHVDQISEVVRQLRQSPDSRRILVSSWNVAELDQMALMPCHALFQFYVADGKLSCQLYQRSADVFLGVPFNIASYALLTLMMAQVTDLQPGEFIWTGGDTHLYSNHLEQARLQLTRTPRPLPQMHLNPEVKDIFEFKYDDFKLENYDPWPAIKAPVAV, from the coding sequence ATGCAGCAATATCTCGACCTCGTCCGGCACATCCTCGACCACGGCACCCAGAAAACTGACCGAACCGGCACGGGTACGCTCAGCGTGTTTGGGTACCAGATGCGGTTTGATTTGCAGCAAGGCTTTCCGTTGGTAACCACCAAAAAAGTGCACCTGCGCAGCATTATTCACGAGCTGCTGTGGTTTCTGCGCGGCGACACCAACACGCAGTACCTCAAGGAGAACGGCGTAAGCATCTGGGACGAATGGGCCGATGCCAGCGGTGAGTTAGGCCCCGTGTACGGCAAGCAATGGCGCAACTGGCCTCGGCCCGACGGCTCCCACGTCGACCAAATCAGCGAGGTGGTGCGCCAGCTGCGGCAATCGCCCGACTCGCGGCGCATTTTGGTATCGTCCTGGAACGTGGCCGAACTCGATCAGATGGCCCTGATGCCGTGTCATGCGTTGTTTCAGTTTTATGTGGCCGACGGTAAGCTTTCGTGCCAGCTCTACCAGCGCTCCGCCGACGTGTTTCTGGGCGTGCCGTTCAACATTGCCAGCTACGCGCTGCTGACCCTGATGATGGCGCAAGTCACGGATTTGCAGCCCGGTGAGTTTATCTGGACGGGCGGTGATACGCATCTGTATTCTAATCACTTAGAACAGGCCCGCTTGCAACTTACGCGCACGCCACGCCCCTTGCCGCAGATGCACCTGAACCCTGAGGTAAAGGATATTTTTGAGTTTAAATACGACGACTTTAAGCTGGAGAATTACGATCCGTGGCCGGCCATCAAAGCGCCAGTCGCGGTATAG
- a CDS encoding TonB family protein, producing MNVKSLLTALCNPARTLAVGSLLLAAHAGQAQNSFNVWEAKPVTKPEPAARPARKAAPAAAPLVAPAATPAPAFAPAAAPAPNNAQSLSKARRKTQDSLQVAKGYSMTLRRGLGERLRRNRYSKADSAYYMFTWQHLHYPSAALHAGLAGQVMVRLNVSPAGDVTNSEVTGTSIQQESQADKGASAAAGKEAMQRSAKELLWRLRFEPASGATQEEIPVRYVLQ from the coding sequence ATGAACGTAAAATCTTTACTTACAGCGCTTTGCAACCCGGCTCGGACGCTGGCGGTCGGGTCCTTGCTGCTGGCAGCGCATGCCGGTCAGGCCCAAAACTCATTCAACGTCTGGGAAGCCAAGCCCGTTACCAAGCCTGAACCGGCCGCCCGGCCGGCTCGCAAAGCTGCGCCGGCCGCAGCCCCGTTGGTTGCTCCCGCGGCTACGCCCGCTCCGGCATTCGCCCCCGCAGCAGCTCCGGCGCCTAACAACGCTCAATCATTATCGAAAGCCCGCCGCAAAACCCAAGATTCGTTGCAGGTAGCCAAAGGGTATTCGATGACGTTGCGCCGGGGATTAGGCGAGCGGTTGCGCCGAAACCGCTACAGCAAAGCCGATTCGGCCTATTATATGTTTACGTGGCAGCATTTACACTACCCATCGGCGGCATTACATGCTGGCCTGGCGGGGCAGGTGATGGTACGCCTCAACGTGAGCCCAGCCGGCGACGTAACCAATTCGGAAGTGACAGGCACGAGCATTCAGCAGGAAAGCCAGGCTGACAAAGGTGCCTCGGCCGCGGCTGGCAAGGAAGCCATGCAGCGCAGCGCCAAAGAGTTGCTGTGGCGGCTGCGCTTCGAACCTGCCTCGGGTGCTACTCAGGAGGAAATACCAGTTCGGTATGTGTTGCAGTAA
- a CDS encoding energy transducer TonB: protein MRKRFIVVIGVAMMLADHAAQAQNSFNQWTAAPPAPITPLAKKQRSAPKTAPVPIITPPPAPAAAPPVVAPPVASTPVVKQSKLLKRGLTMRMRENRPLSEDSVSMVFFAQNSEYPPVAIQARAQGKVIIKLKIAPSGEVSSTSVVAMEPRSLPGWDNKVPASAMQALASEAQRVFQMLRFEPATKTTEEELMANFSLQ, encoded by the coding sequence ATGAGAAAGAGGTTTATCGTTGTGATAGGGGTGGCCATGATGTTGGCAGACCACGCAGCGCAGGCGCAGAACAGTTTCAATCAGTGGACGGCTGCCCCTCCCGCACCCATTACGCCTTTGGCCAAAAAACAGCGGTCGGCACCTAAAACGGCGCCTGTTCCAATTATTACGCCTCCTCCGGCTCCTGCGGCTGCCCCACCAGTAGTGGCTCCTCCGGTTGCTTCAACGCCGGTGGTAAAACAATCGAAGCTGCTTAAGCGCGGACTCACCATGCGGATGCGGGAAAACCGTCCGTTGTCAGAAGACAGCGTTTCAATGGTCTTCTTCGCCCAAAACAGCGAGTACCCGCCCGTCGCCATTCAGGCCCGTGCCCAAGGCAAAGTAATTATCAAGCTGAAAATTGCACCAAGTGGAGAGGTAAGCAGTACTTCGGTAGTGGCCATGGAGCCACGCTCGCTGCCGGGGTGGGACAACAAGGTTCCGGCTTCGGCCATGCAAGCGCTTGCCTCGGAGGCACAACGGGTGTTCCAGATGCTACGATTTGAGCCCGCCACCAAGACTACCGAAGAAGAATTGATGGCAAATTTTTCGTTGCAGTAG